Genomic window (Streptomyces yatensis):
ACAGCCGTACCTCGTCGGCGTTGCCCTCGGCGAGGGTGTGGGCGCACTCGATCATCCGCAGCGTCTCGCGCAGCGCGCCCTCGGGGCGGAACCGGTCGTCGATGAAGACCGGCAGCACCTGCACATCCACTCCGCCCTCGCGCAGCTGCGGCAGCCAGCGCTCCCGGAAGTAGCCGGCCCAGCGGTGCGGTGGGCGGGCGGTGATGGCGATCAGCAGGTCGTTATGGGCGTCGGCGACGACGGCGCGCTGGTGGAGTGCACGGCTCATAGGGCACGGCTCATGAGGACGACGGTGTCCTTTCGTGGGACGTTCGTGGAGCGGGAAGCGGCGTCGGTCATCGTGGCGTACGCGCCGCCCACCGGGCCATGGGTTTTCGCCCGGCCCGACGCCGGTCCCGCGCGGCCAGGTGCCGGTCCCGCGCGGCCAGGCGCCGGTCCCGCGCGGCCAAGCCCCGGTCCCGCGCGGTCAGGCGCGCCGGTCCTCGGTGGCCGGACGCCCATCGTCGGCGGTCAGTTGAGGGCGATCAGCCCGATGGCCACCCCCGCGCCGAGCAGCCCCAGGGCCTGGGGCCGGGTGATCCGCTCCCGCAGGAACGTCAGCGCGAGCAGCACCGGCACCGCCGGATAGAGCGCGGACAGCACCACCGCCACGGACAGCAACTCCTGCCGGGTGGCCAGCAGATACAGGACGGTCGCCACCGTGCCGAGGACGCCCGCCACCGCCGCCACGGCGACCTCCCGGCGGGGCAGCCGCAGCCGGGCACCGGTCGCGGGAAACAGCGCGAGGATGACGGCCACCGACACGGCCCGGCTGACCACCACCGGCCACCAGCCGGCCGTGGCCGGTATCCGGGCCAGCGCGAAGAAGTGCACGGCCAGGCCCACTCCGGCGACCAGCGCCATGACCAGGGCGGGGGACAGCCGGTCGGCCCCTTGTGCCCGCCCGGCCCGGGCGGCGGCCGGTGTCGCCGCCGGACGCGCCTCGACACCCGGACGGGCCTCGCCGCGCCCGCCACCCTCACCGCGCCCGCCGCCCTCACCGCGCCTGCCGCGCCCGCCCCGCTCGCCGCCCTCACCGCGCTCGCCGCGCCTGCCGCGCTCGCCGCGCTCGCCGCGTGAGACCAGCCAGAGGGCGGGCAGCCCGAGCGCGATCCCGGTGAGCGCCAGGGGCGAGGGCCGGTCGCCGAGGAGGGCGATCCCGGCCAGCACCGGCAGCCCCACCGCCGTGACATCGCTGACCGGCACCACGACGCTCATCGGCCCCTGGTTCATCGACCAGTAGAGGCACGCCACGCCCACGCCGGTGCCGAGCCCCGAGAGCGCGCCCCAGGCCAGGGCCGCGGCCGGGGCGGTGGCGCCCTGGGTGAACAGCACCGGGACGAGGCTGACCACCGTGCCGGCCAGCTGTGCCCAGGCCGCGACCGTCACCCCGTGCCGGCGGCGGGAGACCAGGCCGCTCAGGAAGTGGGTGGTGCCGAAGCAGAGCGCCGAGGCGAGGGCGAGCAGCTCACCCATGGTCCGTACGGGCCCGGTCCTCGGCCGCCGCCCGAGCGGCCGCCCGGTCCGCGGCGCCGACCGGGCACTCCACGCCGTCCGGGGTGCAGGCGGCCCGGTCGCACAGCCGGCACATCCGGTCGGCCGAGCCACTGCCCTGGTAGAGCCCGTCGAGCAGCTTCGCCAGCAGGGTTCCGAGCTGGCGGATCTCCGTATCGCCGAGGCCGTCCAGCACCCCGGTGAGCTGGGAGGTCCGCGAGGTCAGCAGCTGGCCGGCGGTCCGCCGGCCCTTGGCGGTGGGGTGGACCCCGGTCCAGTTGCCGATCGTGCGGCGCCGCTCGACCAGCGCGTCCCGCTCCAGCCCGTCGACCATCCGCACCGCCGCGGACTGGGTCAGCCCCACTCGGCGGCCGAGCTCGGTCACGCTCACGCCGGGGTCGGCGCGGAGCACGATCAGCGCGGCGGCCGCGCTCATGCTCAGGCGGGACGCGGAGGCCGGGGCGCTGAGCAGATCGTCCGTGATCGCCAGTGCCGTGGCCCCCAGCAGATTCGCCACCCGTTCTCTGTCATCATGCATGACTCATGCATACCCGGGATGGGCGGATGCCATGCCCCGGCCGGCGGGGTGAGAGGATCGGACGGACGGGCCCGAGGGACGGAGGCGGGAGATGTCGGTGGAGATCACCTGGTGGGGGCACGCCACCGCGACCGTGCGGGACTCCGGGGTGCGGGTGCTGACCGACCCCCTGTTCGCACGGCGGCTGGCCCATCTGCGGCGCCGCCGGGGGGCCGTACCACCGGCCGCCGCGGCGATCGCGGACGTGGCCCTGGTCTCGCATCTGCACGCCGACCATCTGCACCCCGGCTCGCTGGCCAAGCTGCTGCCCGGCACCCGGCTGGTGGTACCGCGCGGGGCCGGACGGGCGGTGCCCGGGCTGCGGCGGGTGGTGGCGGCGCGGGGGCTGCGGGTGACCGAGATGGCGCCGGGGGATGTGTGCACGGTCGGCGAGGTGCGGATCCGGGCGGTACCGGCCGAGCACGACGGGCGGCGGCTGCCGTACGGGCCGAGCCGGGTGCCCGCGCTGGGATACGTGCTGAGCGGCGAGTCGACCACGTACTTCGCGGGCGACACCGGGCTGTTCGACCGAATGGCGGAGGCCGTGGGCGCATGCGATGTGGCGCTGCTCCCGGTGGGCGGCTGGGGTCCCTACCTCGGCCCCGGCCATCTCGACGCGGGCCGCGCGGCCCAGGCGCTGGCGCGGCTGGGGGCGCGCTGCGCGGTGCCGGTGCACTACGGGACGTACTGGCCGATCGGGATGGACGCGATCCGTCCGCATGAATTCCACGCCCCCGGCGACGACTTCGTGCGCCACGCCGGGCGGCTGGCCCCCGACGCGGTGGTGCACCGGCTGGGGCACGGGGAGTGCGTCCGACTGGAGCCCGCCAGGTGATGGGGGATCTGGCGAATCTGGTGGACGTGGTCGATCTGGCCCGGCGCGTGCCCTCCGAGTCGACCCAGCAGGCGGTGGGGTATCCCTCGCTGTTCCTGCTGGTCGTGTTCGGGTCGCTGGTGCCGGTGGTACCCACCGGTGCGGTGGTCTCCTCGGCCGCGGTGGTCGCCATCCACCAGACCGCTCCCCCGCTGTCGCTGCTGGTGGTCTTCGGGGTGGCCTCGCTGGCGGCCTTCACGGGCGACGTGATGCTCTACTGGCTCGGGCGGCGCGGGGTGGCTTCGAAGAACGGCTCCCGGTGGCTGGAGCGGATCCACGACCACGCCGCGCCGGAACGGCTGGACCAGGCGCAGGCGCGGCTGGAGGAGCACGGCGTGGCGGTTCTGGTGCTGTCCCGGCTGATCCCGGCGGGCCGGATACCGGTGATGCTGGCCTGCCTGCTGGCGCGCTGGCCACTCCGGAGATTCGCCCACGGCGCCGGGCCCGCGGCACTGGCCTGGGCGGTGACGTATCAGCTGATCGGGATCCTGGGCGGCTCGCTCTTCCCCGAACCGTGGGAGGGCGTGGCGGCGGCCGTGGTGCTGACGGTGGTGATCAGCACGACCCCCGCCCTGTGGCGCCGCCTGCGCCGCCGCACCGCCCGCGACGCGCAGAGCGAGGCGGCGGGCTGACACCCTCTCTCTCCCTCGGGCCGCCGTCACACCGGCCACAACGCCGGGTTCTCATCCACTTCTTGTGGAGCGGTGACGCGGCGTCACGATGCCCAGAACGCACCTTCCGGCGCGTCCTGGCCCCTCTGGACGCCGATGCCCTGGACGAGGCGACCTGCGCATACGTTGCGGACATCACCCGCGGCACCGTGCCGGCGCCCGAGATCCCGCCCACCCCCGGGGCCGGCGGAACGCGGACAGCGCCGTGCCGCCCAGCGTGCGGACCAGCATCCGGCGCCGGACGGGCTACTGCCCGCCGCGGCCCTCGACGGCAACACCCGTAGTCGGCGCTCGGCTCAGTTGTCGAGCGCGCCCATGGACTGGTCGAGAAGCGAGGCCAGGCTTTTGGTTCCATCGCAGGCGAGCCACGCTTGGGTGGCCGCGTCGAGGCAGGCGAGACCTGCACCGACGAGCGCAGCCGCCACGGGGTCGTGGGGCGAGGAAGACCGGCCGAGCCGTCGGCACATCTCCGGATCCAGCAGTTCGTGCCAGCGCTGTTGCTTCTCCCAATGCCGGGCCTTCAGCGAGGGTGTCTCGCACATCATGGTGAAGAACCGGAGGGAGCGGTCGGGCTCGCCCGCGTGCTCTTCGGTTACGACGTCGAACGCATGACGAAGGGCGGTCCACGGCCGCTCCTCGTCAGGCCGTGAGGTGAACGCGGAGGCGACGCGCCGGCCCAGTCCATGGAGGCCGTCGAGCGCGACGTCCTCTTTGGTCTTGAAGTAGCGGAAGAACGTCGCGCGCGAGAGTCCGGCCTCGGCGGCAATCTGGTCGACGGTGGTGTTGTCGAAGCCTTGGCCGTCGAACAGCCGTGACGCTACGGCGACCACTTCAGCCTTCATGACCTCGCGGGCCAGGCTTCGCAGCGGGCGTGCCGCAACCGAGTGGCCGCTCGGGTCGGGCGAGGTATTCATCACACTCCAGCGTAGCCGTCAGCGGGACTTTCTGAGACTGAGTCTTGGTTTGATACTGCGTCTCAGATCGATCGGGAAGACGACTTGACCCACGGTCAGGCGCACCGACCAGATCTCACGCAACGAGGAGTAGCCATGAGCACCTCTACCCAGCAGCGCGCCGCCTTCGAGTCCTTCCTCGACGGCATGCACAGCGCGGACAACGACGCCATCGCCCGTAACCTCGCCGAGAACGTGGTGCTGAACAGTCCGTTCCTCTCCGAGCCGATCACCGGCCACGAGGCAGTCGCGAACGTCCTGAAGACCGTCAGCAGGCTGGCCGACGACCTCACCGTGGAAGAGATCCTCAGCGGTGAGACCCACCACGCCGCGTTCTTTCGACTGCGGATCGAAGACACCGAAGTCAACGGAATGGACTACGCCCGACTCGATGCGGACAACAAGATTGCGGAGCTGTCCGTGCTGTGGCGCCCGCTGCCGTCCATCGTTGAGATGCAGGGACACATTGCGCCGATCATCGGTGTGCCGGCTCTGGAACTGCGCACGAAGGGGGAGTGACGACGAAGACAGTGACCCTACGCCCGTACGGGCGAGGCGGAAGGCTTGTTCCGCGCCGGAGAAGAGGGCGTCGTCGGCTTGGGCGGTGCGGATCGTGCGGCGCTCGGTGCGCCCGTGCCCGCGGTCGTCCTCGGTCTCGGTCGGAGGGGACAAGGGAGCACCCCCGGCCCGGCGCCCGGCGCCGCGTCCCACGGCTCCAGGCGGGTGGCGCCCGGAAGCGGGGTGGCGTCCGGACGCCGATGGCCTCCGGGAAGAGCGGGGTCAGCCGTTCAGGCTCAGTACTTCTCGCAGCGCACGCGTCACCGCGGCCTCCGGGTCGGGCACCGACCGCTCCACCCGCCAGGCGACGAAGCCGTCGGGGCGGACCAGGACGGCCCCGTCGGGGGCGGTGCCGTGGAGTTCGGCCCAGTCCACGCCCGGTTCGGGGGCGAGTTCATGGTCCGGTCCGTCGCCCACCCGGTAGCAGTCCAGCGGTACGCCGAGGGTGTCGGCGGCGCGGTGGCCCGCCTCGTACCAGGAGGACCCGCCCGGCCCGGTGAGCAGCACGCAGGTGCGCTCGTACAGGTCGAGGGTGGACAGCCGCACCCCGCAGCGGTGCACCCACATATGGGGCGCGCGGCTGCCGGGCTCGGCCGAGACCATGAAGTGGTCGGGCACCGCGGGCGCGGCGGCGTCGGCACCGACGACCGCGCCGCGCACATAGCGGTAGCCCATCGCGACGGCCATGACATTGCTCTGCGGGCCCCGGTCCTCGCTGGCGGGCGCCGAATAGCCGGGGTGGCTGTGCTCGGCCGAACGGGCGGCGGCGCGGGCGCTGGTGGCCTGGGCGACCGGGCGCCGCTCCATGCCGTAGGTCTCCAGCAGGCCGGGACCCGCCCAGCCGCCCATGACGGCGGCGATCTTCCACGCCAGGTTGTGGGCGTCCTGGATACCGGTGTTGGAGCCGAAGGCACCGGTGGGCGACATCTCGTGCGCGGAGTCCCCGGCGAGGAAGACCCGGCCGTCGGAGTAGCGGTCCGCCACCCGCTCGGCCGCGTGCCAGGGGGCCTTTCCGGTGACCTCGACCTCCAGGTCGGGCATGCCGACGGCGGTACGGATGTGCTGGGCGCAGCGCTCGTCGGTGAACTCCTCCAGCGCCTCGCCGCGCTCGGGGTGCCAGGGGGCGTGGAAGACCCACTGCTCCTGGTTGTCGACGGGCAGCAGCGCCCCGTCCGCCTCCGGGTTGGTGAGGTAGCAGGCGATGAAGTGGCGGTCGCCGACCGCGTCCGCGAGCCGCTTGGCGCGGAAGGTGATGGACACGTTGTGGAACAGCTCGCCGCGGCCGCTCTGCTCGACGCCGAGCGCCTCGCGCACCGGGCTGCGGGGGCCGTCGGCGGCGATGAGGTAGTCGGCGCGGACCGTGGAGCGCTCTTCGGACCTGCGGTCCAGGAGCACGGCGGTGACCCCGTCCGCGTCCTGTTCGAAGGAGATCAGCTCGGTGGAGAACCGCAGATCGCCACCGAGATCCTGGGCCGCGCTGAGCAGCACCGGCTCCAGGTCGTTCTGGCTGCACAGACACCATCCGGCAGGGCTGATCCGGGCGGCCTTGCCACCCGGGTCCATCTCCCGGAAGAGCCAGTTGCCCTCCGTGCCGGTCAGCGACGGGGTCTGCAGGATTCCGTGGTTGTCGGCCAGGACGGACGCGGCCTCGCGGATCGCGGGCTCGACTCCGGCGGTGCGGAACAGCTCCATCGTCCGGATGTTGTTCCCCCGTCCGCGCGGGTGGTGCGAGGTGCGCGGGTGTTTTTCGACCAGTAGATGACCGATCCCCAGTCGGCCCAGGAACAGTGAGGCGGACAGGCCCACCAGGGAGCCGCCCGCGATGAGGACGGGCACACGCTCAGCATTGTCGGCAAGACGGTTCATTGTGCTGCTATGCCCGGTGTTTCCGGGCTCTTCCGGGACGCTGACGAGGCGTTCGCTCGGATGGCTCACATATCTCGCGCCATTGGTGGGTGCACCCCACGATCGTCTAACGGGCGGGTGTCCTCGATGCCCGGAAGGACGCGTCCGCGAAATAAGGAGTGGAATATGAGCACCCTGTCCGACATTCCGGAGACCACGGTGAACCAATCGCCGACCACCGTGGAATCCGCTCTCACCGACACCAGATTGCGCGTCGTCTTGCTGGTGCAGGTCAACAGCGGTGCCGAGCAGCGCTTTCTGCGTGCCTATGACCAGTTGTCCCAGCAGGTGGCCGCGGTGCCCGGGCACATCAGCGACCAGCTCTGCCAGTCGATCGAGAACCCCTCCCAGTGGCTGATCACCAGCGAATGGGAAAGCGCCCCTCCGTTCCTGGCCTGGGTGGACTCTCCCGCGCACCGGGAGATGGTCAAGCCCTTCCACGGCTGTGTCGAGGACACCCGCTCGCTGCGGTTCAGCATTCTGCGGGAGACCCTGACCGCCGGATCCGCGCCGGTCGATGTGACCACCCGGGGTGTCGACGCCGCGCTGCGGGTCGGCGACGGGCTGGTCCGGCAGGCGCTGACCTTCACCGTGAACCCCGGCAGCGAGGACACCGTCGCCAAGATCCTCGCCGACTACGCCTCACCGGAGGCACGGGTCGACGAGACCACCCGGCTCTCCCGCACCTCCGTCTTCATGAGCGGCAACCGGGTCGTACGGGCCGTGGAGGTCAAGGGCGATCTGACCGCGGCACTGCGCTTCGTGGCCCGGCAGCCGGAGATCAAGGCCGTCGAGGAGGCCATCAATCCGTATCTGGAGGAGGACCGCAACCTCGACGACCCCAGCTCGGCACGGGAGTTCTTCGCCCGGGCCTCGCTGCCGGTGGTCCACCACATGACGGCCGGCGGACCGCGCCCCGCCCAGGGCGTCCACCGGCACGCGCTGCTCTACCCGGTCAAGACCGGCTGCGGACCGGCGGTGGCCAGTCTGCTGGCCCGGCAGGACGAGCTGGCGGTGAACAAGGAGATGACCGCCGAGCAGTCCGCGAAGGCCCTGCTGAGCAGCACCATCTTCCAGCGTGACGACATCGTGGTCCGGCTGGTGGACCTGAGCGTGCCGCTGGACCGGCACCCCGCCATGGCGGCCGGCGTGAGCGGACGGCGGGCGGCCGCGGTGCTGGGCCGCCTCCTCGACCTCGGGGCGGACGGGGCGGTGATCGACCTGTCCGTGGACGACGGGCTGCGCCGCTTCCTCGCCGACTGCGACATGACCCCGATCACCGACCGCCAAGCGGCGGACCACTGACGCCCCTCTCCCCCTTCACCTTCCCACCCCCTGTGGCGCGGACCGCGCAACGCTACCTGGAGGAACTCATCATGACCACGCAGCCCCCTCTCGTCGTCGACCTCGCCGCGGTCGCCCCCAACCGCCGGCGCGGTGGCGATGTGCGCGCCATGCTCACACCGCCGCTGGTGGGCGCCACGAGCGGCTTCATGGGGATGGCCATCGTGGGGCCCGGTGAACGGGTCACCGAGCACTACCACCCGTACTCCGAGGAGTTCGTGTACGTCGTCAGCGGCGACATGGAGGTGGACCTGGACGGCGAGGCGCATCCGCTCCGCCCCGACCAGGCGATCCTGATCCCCATCAATGTGCGGCACCGGTTCCGCAACGTGGGCAGCACCGAGGCCCGGATGGTCTTCCACCTCGGCCCCCTGGCGCCGCGCCCCGAGCTCGGCCATGTGGACACGGAGTCCGCCGAACCCGCCGAGGCGACGTCGTGACCCGACGGGTGGTGGTCACCGGGCTCGGTGTCGTCGCCCCCGGGGGTGTGGGCGTTCCCGCGTTCTGGGACATGCTCACCGCGGGCCGTACGGCCACCCGCAACATCACGCTCTTCGACGCGGAGCGGTTCCGCTCCCGGATCGCCGCCGAATGCGATTTCGACCCGCTGGCCGGCGGTCTGACCTTCGAGCAGATCGAACGCTCGGACCGCTATGTGCAGTTCGCGCTGGTGGCGGCGCAGGAAGCGGTCCGGGACTCCGGGCTGGACCTCCAGGCGCTCAACCCCTGGCGGATAGGGGTCTCCCTGGGCAGCGCGGTCGCCGCCTCCACCCGGCTGGAGCAGGACTACGTCAAGGTCAGCGACGCCGGGGAGCACTGGGATGTGGACCACCGCAAGGCGGGTCCGCATCTGCAGCACGCGTTCTCACCGAGCGCGCTGTCCTCCGGGGTGGCGGAGCTGACCGGTGCGCAGGGCCCCGTGCAGTCCGTCTCCACCGGCTGCACCTCCGGTCTCGACGCGATCGGATACGCCTTCCAGGCGATCGAGGAGCGGCGGGCCGATGTGTGCATCGCCGGGGCCGCGGACTCGCCGATCACCCCGCTGACCGTGGCCTGCTTCGACTCGATCAAGGCCACCTCCGCGAACAACGACAACGCGGCCACCGCCTCGCGGCCGTTCGACGCCCACCGGGACGGCTTCGTCCTCGGCGAGGGCGCCGCCGTGCTGGTCCTGGAGGAGCTGGAGCACGCCCGGGCCCGGGGGGCGCGGGTCTACTGCGAGTTCCGGGGCTTCGCCACCTACGGCAACGCGTACCACATGACCGGTCTGACGCGGGAGGGGCTGGAGATGTCCGAGGCGATCGACCACGCGCTCGGCCACGCCCGCGTCAACAGCGACGAGATCGACTACGTCAACGCGCACGGCTCGGGCACCAAGCAGAACGACCGGCATGAGACGGCGGCCGTGAAGCGGTCCCTGGGCGAGCACGCGTACAAGACCCCCATGAGCTCGATCAAGTCCATGGTGGGCCATTCCCTGGGGGCGATCGGCGCCATCGAGGTGGTCGCCTGCGCCATGGCGCTCGCCCATGGCGTGGTGCCGCCGACGGCCAACTACGAGACCCCCGACCCCGAATGCGACCTCGACTATGTCCCGCGCACCGCCCGCGCCCTCCCGCTGCGCAATGTGCTGTCGGTCGGCAGCGGGTTCGGCGGCTTCCAGTCCGCGGTGGTGCTGGGCCGGACGGACGGGAGGGCGGCATGAACGCGGCGATGAACACCCGGAACCGGGGCGCGGCCATCACGGGCATCGGTGTGATCGCCCCGGGCGGGGTGGGCACCGATGCCTTCTGGAAGGCGACCCGGGAGGGGATCCCCTGCCTCGACCGGATCTCCCGCGAGGGCAGCGGGCACTTTCCGGTCCGGATCGGCGGCCAGGTCCGCGGCTTCGATCCGGGGTCGATGATCGAGGAGCGCTTCCTCGTCCAGACCGACCGCTTCACCCACTTCGCGATGGCCTCGGCCGATCTCGCGCTGGACGACGCCCGGCTGCCGGTGGACGACATGTCGCCGTTCGCGATCGGCGTGGTGACCGCCTCCGGTTCCGGGGGCGGTGAGTTCGGCCAGCGCGAGCTGCAGCAGCTCTACGGCAAGGGGCCGCGCTATGTGGGCCCGTACCAGTCCATCGCGTGGTTCTACGCGGCCAGCACCGGCCAGGTCTCCATCCGCGGCGGGTTCAAGGGCCCCTGCGGAGTGGTGGCCAACGACGAGGCCGGCGGTCTTGACGCGCTCGCGCACGCCCGCCGGTCCATCCGGCGGGGGGCGGACGCGATGGTGGCCGGCGCCTCCGAGGCATCGCTGGCGCCGTACTCCATCGTCTGCATGCTCGGCTGGGACGAGCTGAGCCGGGCCCGCGACGCGGGCCGGGCCTATCTGCCGTTCACCGAGGACGCCTGCGGATTCGCGCCCGGCGAGGGCGGGGCGATGCTGGTCGTGGAGGAGGAGGGGGCCGCCCGGCGCCGCGGGGTGCGGATCCGGGGCTTCATCGCCGGATACGGCTCGACCTTCACCGGGGCCTCCCGGTGGGAGCGGTCCCGGGAGGGGCTCGCCCAGGCCATCCGGGTCGCCCTGGAGGACGCGCAGTGCGCGCCGGAGGAGATCGACATGGTCTTCGCCGACGCGCTCGGCGTGCCCGAGGCCGACCGTGCCGAGGCGCTGGCCATCGCCGACGCCCTCGGGCCGCACGGCACCCGGGTCCCGGTGACCGCGCCGAAGACCGGCTTCGGCCGGGTGCACTGCGCGGCCCCCACGCTCGACGTGGTGGCCGCCGTGCTCTCCATGGAGCACCGCGTCGTGCCCCCGACCCCGTACGTCACCGACGTCTGCCATGAGCTCGACCTGGTCACCCGCAGCTCCCGGCCCGCCGAGCCGCGGACGGCGCTGGTGCTCAGCCGAGGGCTCATGGGTTGCAACGCGGCGCTCGTGCTCCGCGGACCGGAAGGAGATTACTGATGTCAAGTCAACTGTCCTATGGGGAACTGGCCACGCTCATGAAGCGCTGCGCCGGGCTCACCGTCGACCCGGACATGATGCAGACCCGGCCGGACTCCACCTTCGAGGAGTACGGCCTGGACTCGCTCGGCCTGCTCGCCATCGTCGGTGAGCTGGAGAACCGGTACGGCACCCCGATCGAGCCGGGTGCCGAAAGCTGCAAGACCCCCGGGGACTTCCTCGACGTCATCAACACCTCACTTACCTCAGGAGCATGAAGATGGCAGGCCACACCGACAACGAGGTCATGATCAAGGCGCCGTTCGACCTCGTCTGGAACATGACCAACGACCTGGAGAACTGGCCGCAGCTCTTCAGCGAGTACGCCTCGGTCGAGGTGCTCCAGCGGACCGGGGACACCACCACCTTCCGCCTCACCATGCACCCCGATGAGGACGGCAAGGTCTGGAGCTGGGTCTCGGAGCGGGAGACGGCCCGCGATGTGCGCACGGTATGGGCCCGCCGCGTCGAGCCCGGCCCCTTCGCGTACATGAACATCCGCTGGGAGTACGAGGAGGAGTCCGAGGGCACCCGCATGCGCTGGACCCAGGACTTCGAGATGCGGCCCGACGCACCGGTCGACGACCCCACGATGACCGACCACATCAACCGCAACTCCCGTATCCAGATGGATCTGATCCGGGACAAGATCGAGCAGCGGGCCCGGGAGACGGTGGGGGCATGAGCGTGTACCGCACCATGATCGTCGCCAAGATGCAGCGGGACGCGGCCCCCCAGGTGGCCAAGATCTTCGCCGATTCCGACCGGGGCGAACTGCCCAAGCTGATCGGTGTCACCGGCCGCAGCCTCTTCCAGTTCGGTGATGTGTATCTGCATCTGATCGAGGCCGACCGGCCGCCGGCCACCGAGGTCACCAAGTACGCCAAGCACCCGGAGTTCCGTGACGTCAGCGCCCGCCTCCAGCCGTATATGCGGGCGTACGACCCGGCGACCTGGCGCGAGCCCAAGGACGCCATGGCGCATGAGTTCTACCGCTGGGAGCGCGACGCGGGCTAGCGGAGCCGTCCCGCCGCACGGGGCCGCCGACGGAGTTCACACCTCCCGGCGGCCCTTTCCTTATGCCCGGCGAGCGAAAATCTCACACTACTGGGCTCATCGGAATGATGTCTGCCGAAAAGGTGAAAGGACGTCAGTCCATTCGCGCGGCAAATGAGTGATCATTGCGCTTATCTACACCCAGAGGGCTTACAACGGAGCAGATCGCAGGCCGCGCCGAGTGGCAGGGGGAGCTCTCGTCGCTGACGGTGGATAAGACGCCGATGCGATCCCTTTATCTGGCAAATAGTCAGTATCGCGACGGCGCCGGAAGGAATGACTCATGCGATCTACTCGCGCACTCTTCACCGGGGCGGCGATTGCCGCCACCCTGACCCTGGGCGCCCCCGCCGCCGCGTTCGCCGCCGACGTCTCGGACCCGGGCGGTCACGGTGGGTACTCGAGCAGCCAGGAGTCCTCCGAGGACGGCTACGGCCAGGGCGGCAGCTCCTGGAAGGACAAGGACGACCACGGTCGCGAGGACGGCCGGGAAGACCACGGCAAGGAAGAAGAGCACGGCAAGGAAGAGATGAAGGGCAAGGACGAGGGCGGCGAGCGCGACTGGTCCTCCTCCCACGGCAAGGACGAGGACCGCGACTTCGACCACGGCAAGGACGAGGGCCGGGAGCACGAGCGCGAGTGGGACGGCAAGAAGGACGACCACGACTGGTCCGGCGGATCCTGGAAGGACCACGAGAAGGGCGAGAAGCCGCGCGGTGGCGTCCACACCGGTGGTGGCGGCATGGCCACCACGGGCAGCGGCATGGCCGCCGGCTCCGTCCTGCTCCTCGGTGGTCTGGGCGCCGGCGCCTACGCCCTGCGTCGCCGCAAGCCGACCGGCACCGCGATCTGAGCCTGACGCTTTCGTAATTCCGTGCTGCCGTGGCACCTCCGCCGAGCGGTGGTGCCACGGCAGCGCCACGAGCGCTGTGAAAAGCGGCCGTGAGAAAAGCACCGTAAGAAAGGCGCTGTGAGAAAGGCGAACACCCCTATGGGAAAGCCGGCCAAGCAGGGCGCTGCCGACAGCAACACCCGCATCCTCCGCTGGGCCGCCGCGTCGGCCCTCATCGGCGTATTCCTCATCTACAACTCCGTCGACGCCGCCTCGCAGAACACCCCGGCGTCGGCCCGGCCCGCGGCCAGCGCCCCGGCGTCCATCTCCGAACCGGAGAGCGACACTTCGGCCGAGGACGACTACGCGGACTCCCCGGAGTCGACGGCCGCCCCCGAGTCCCGTCCGGGACCCGCGCTGCCGCGCTCCCCCGCGTCCCATCTGGACATCCCCTCGATCGGCGTGAGCGCGCCCTTCACCCCCCTCTCGCTGGACGTGTCGGGTGTGCTGGTGCCGCCTCCGGACAC
Coding sequences:
- a CDS encoding ketosynthase chain-length factor, with amino-acid sequence MNAAMNTRNRGAAITGIGVIAPGGVGTDAFWKATREGIPCLDRISREGSGHFPVRIGGQVRGFDPGSMIEERFLVQTDRFTHFAMASADLALDDARLPVDDMSPFAIGVVTASGSGGGEFGQRELQQLYGKGPRYVGPYQSIAWFYAASTGQVSIRGGFKGPCGVVANDEAGGLDALAHARRSIRRGADAMVAGASEASLAPYSIVCMLGWDELSRARDAGRAYLPFTEDACGFAPGEGGAMLVVEEEGAARRRGVRIRGFIAGYGSTFTGASRWERSREGLAQAIRVALEDAQCAPEEIDMVFADALGVPEADRAEALAIADALGPHGTRVPVTAPKTGFGRVHCAAPTLDVVAAVLSMEHRVVPPTPYVTDVCHELDLVTRSSRPAEPRTALVLSRGLMGCNAALVLRGPEGDY
- a CDS encoding beta-ketoacyl-[acyl-carrier-protein] synthase family protein, with the protein product MTRRVVVTGLGVVAPGGVGVPAFWDMLTAGRTATRNITLFDAERFRSRIAAECDFDPLAGGLTFEQIERSDRYVQFALVAAQEAVRDSGLDLQALNPWRIGVSLGSAVAASTRLEQDYVKVSDAGEHWDVDHRKAGPHLQHAFSPSALSSGVAELTGAQGPVQSVSTGCTSGLDAIGYAFQAIEERRADVCIAGAADSPITPLTVACFDSIKATSANNDNAATASRPFDAHRDGFVLGEGAAVLVLEELEHARARGARVYCEFRGFATYGNAYHMTGLTREGLEMSEAIDHALGHARVNSDEIDYVNAHGSGTKQNDRHETAAVKRSLGEHAYKTPMSSIKSMVGHSLGAIGAIEVVACAMALAHGVVPPTANYETPDPECDLDYVPRTARALPLRNVLSVGSGFGGFQSAVVLGRTDGRAA
- a CDS encoding TcmI family type II polyketide cyclase yields the protein MSVYRTMIVAKMQRDAAPQVAKIFADSDRGELPKLIGVTGRSLFQFGDVYLHLIEADRPPATEVTKYAKHPEFRDVSARLQPYMRAYDPATWREPKDAMAHEFYRWERDAG
- a CDS encoding SchA/CurD-like domain-containing protein, encoding MSTLSDIPETTVNQSPTTVESALTDTRLRVVLLVQVNSGAEQRFLRAYDQLSQQVAAVPGHISDQLCQSIENPSQWLITSEWESAPPFLAWVDSPAHREMVKPFHGCVEDTRSLRFSILRETLTAGSAPVDVTTRGVDAALRVGDGLVRQALTFTVNPGSEDTVAKILADYASPEARVDETTRLSRTSVFMSGNRVVRAVEVKGDLTAALRFVARQPEIKAVEEAINPYLEEDRNLDDPSSAREFFARASLPVVHHMTAGGPRPAQGVHRHALLYPVKTGCGPAVASLLARQDELAVNKEMTAEQSAKALLSSTIFQRDDIVVRLVDLSVPLDRHPAMAAGVSGRRAAAVLGRLLDLGADGAVIDLSVDDGLRRFLADCDMTPITDRQAADH
- a CDS encoding SRPBCC family protein, whose product is MAGHTDNEVMIKAPFDLVWNMTNDLENWPQLFSEYASVEVLQRTGDTTTFRLTMHPDEDGKVWSWVSERETARDVRTVWARRVEPGPFAYMNIRWEYEEESEGTRMRWTQDFEMRPDAPVDDPTMTDHINRNSRIQMDLIRDKIEQRARETVGA
- a CDS encoding acyl carrier protein, whose amino-acid sequence is MSSQLSYGELATLMKRCAGLTVDPDMMQTRPDSTFEEYGLDSLGLLAIVGELENRYGTPIEPGAESCKTPGDFLDVINTSLTSGA
- a CDS encoding cupin domain-containing protein, with protein sequence MTTQPPLVVDLAAVAPNRRRGGDVRAMLTPPLVGATSGFMGMAIVGPGERVTEHYHPYSEEFVYVVSGDMEVDLDGEAHPLRPDQAILIPINVRHRFRNVGSTEARMVFHLGPLAPRPELGHVDTESAEPAEATS